The genome window AATAGTTTTCTTTTTTGCCATCTGCTGTCCTGTTAAATGGATTTAACAGGAATTTAACATAAATAACTTTTGAAATAAAGCAATATTCAGTATTCAATTAGGTCTTCTTTCATATTGAGAATTTTTATTTCAGGTTCAGAAGATATAAATTCTTTAATTGCCCAGTTGAGTTTATGAAGTTCCCTTTCTGGATTTATACGTTTGAAAAAAGATAGTATTGTACTTTTGTTAATTAGTTTATATCCTGTAAGGATTTTCCATGCCAGCATGCTTTCTCCTATCTCATATGTATCTTTCCATAGACTGTAAATTTTGATATAAAGTATGATTTCATTTTTGGGAATATATAATTGCCATGAAAATTCCTTTTTTTCTAACTTTATAGGAAATCCTTTCCTGGATAATCCTATCATTAACCAGTTGGCAACACTTTTACCTAATGTACCGTCGGTGGTTTCTTCATCCCAGACATTAAATCTTTTTGATTCAATTATGATTTCCATAGTCCCTCCCCGCTGAAACCCACTATTAATTTTATATTAGTATAACTTATTTTAAAAATTTTCTGGCTTCTTCTTTTGCTATTTTGTCGCAGAGTTCATTTTCTCTATGTCCTGCGTGTGCTTTAACCCAGATAGGATTGACTTTGTGCTTTTGTAAAAGATTATAAATCTCTATCCACATATCTTTATGGGCTATTTCTTTTCTGGAAGCATTTTTCCAGTTATTTTTTTGCCAGTTATAAATCCATTCGGATATGGCTTTGATTACATACTGGGAGTCTGAATATAAATCTACTTCACAGGGTTCTTTAAGAGCTTTAAGTCCTTCTAAAACAGCTTTTATTTCCATCTCATTATTGGTGGTTTCTGCTTTACCTCCTTTTAATATCTTTTCATGCTGGTTATATCTTAAGAATGCACACCATCCGCCTGCTCCTGGATTTCCCAGAGAAGAACCGTCAGTAAAAATCTGAACTTTTTTCATCTTTACCATCCTATTATTTCAAAGGTTACAGGTAATTCTATAGTTAAATCTCCTTTTGGAGGTTTTTTACCATATTTCTTGGCAAAGAGGGGAACATATTTCTTAACTAATCTGATAGCTCCTTTATCAAGGACACTATAATTACTACTTTCTACAATTTCTATTGAGTTTTCATCTACAGAACCATCAGCTTTTATAGTAAATCTTATTACCAAAGAACCTTCTATCCTAAGTCTTTTAGCCATAGGAGGATACAAATCTTTTCTTCGGGCAAGGTCATTCAAATATTCCTCTAAAGCCCGAATATATGCCAGTATGTCTTCATCTGTTTTTTTCTTCTCTTTATTTATGTCTTCACCATGTTGGTAAATTAATTCTTTCCCTTTAAGAGAAGAAAGATTAAAGTTTGCATTTGGAGGCGTCTTATTTTCTTCATTGTTGGAGGATGTAGATTTGGCAATCTCCTGAACAGGCTGTGTAGTTTCTTCTTTAATAGGTTCTGGTTTTGGCTTTTCAACAGGCTTAGGCTTGGGTTTAGGTTTGGGTTTTTCTACAGGTTTTGGCTTTGGTTTTGGCTTTGGTTTGGGTTTCGGTTTAGGCTTAGGCTTGGGTTTAGGCTTCGGCTTCGGCTTAGGCTTCGGTTTGGGCTTTGGTTTCGGCTTAGGTTTGGGAGAGGATTTCTGCACTGGATTAATTATTTTTTTCTTTGCCTCTCCTACAGGAACTTTTTTCTTGGGTTTAGGAGCAGCATTTTTCTTTTTCTCAGGTTTTACAATGTTTATATAAACGATTTTCTTTTTTTTCGTTGGTTTTTCAGGGGATTTTATATTAGCAAGGCCAAGAAATACTAAACCGTGAAAAGTAAGGGAAAGAATGAGCCCTATTAGTAAAATTTTTGTGTCATTGAAATTTTTCAATTTAATTTTGATGTTTCTATAGTATATTTTTCAAGGCCTAACTCCCGACATGTATCAATAACAGATACAATTTTTTGAAATGGAGTATCTTTATCGGCTCTAAGAACAATAACAGGTTTCTTTTCTTTGGTTAAATCTAAAAGTTTTTCTTTTAAGTTAGATAGTTCTATTGGTTTATCATTTAGGTAGAGTGTTCCATCTTTCTTTATTGTGATAACAATTTTCTTTTCTGTAGGTTCTTTAGCTTCTGATGTTTTTGCCTGGGGAAGATTGAGTGGGATTTTACCTTCCACTATAAATGTTGCTGTTGCCAGAAAAATAATTAAGACAACTAATATAATATCTACAAAAGGGGTCATATTTATTTCAGCTATCTCTTTGTCATCATCGTCTATTAGCTTCATTACTCCTCCAGCTCAACAGGTAAATTCTTTTTATATTCATATAAAAGTAATATCTTTTTTATTTTTCTCACAAAGTAGTTATAAGCGATAACAGAAGGTATAGCTACAAACAAACCCATTGCTGTTGCCACAAGAGCTTCAGATATTCCTTCCATAACAACTCTTACCCCAAATTCAGAAGCACGTCCAAGGTCATGAAAGGCCTGAATAATACCAAGAACAGTCCCAAACAGACCTATAAAAGGAGCATTATTACCAAATGTAGCCAGAATACCCAATCTTTTTTCAAGGGAAAGCTTAAGAGAAATTGGGTCATAATCCATCATATTTTTTTCTATTCTGGGAATGACTATAAGTCTTTCAATTACAACAGCAACACCAACTACACTCATAAGGATTAAAAGATAGAGGACAGGAGTTTCTCCTATTAGAGCTAATTTAAGGAAAAAATCTGTTATATTCAATTTATTCTCCCTACAGGGTTTATATAGTTATTTTTACTTTAATTTTAATATAAAATTATTTTAATATAAAATTTAACAGGTGATATAGGTATGGATAAGTTTACTCTTATAGCAGGACCCTGTGTTATAGAAAATCAGGAGATATGTTTTCAGGTGGCTGAGGTTTTAAAAAACTTGCAGGAAGAATATCCTGATATTAGATTTGTTTTTAAATCCTCTTTTGATAAAGCTAATCGCTCAAGTGTCCATTCATTCCGTGGAAAAGGAATGGAGTATGGCCTTAAGGTTCTGGAAAGTGTAAAAAAAGAATTTGGACTTCCGGTGTTAACAGATATTCATGAAAGCAATCAGGCAGATATAGTTGCTGAAATTGTTGACATACTGCAAATACCTGCATTTTTATGCAGACAGACAGACCTGCTACTTGCCGCTGCCAAAACTGGCAAGGAAATAAATGTTAAAAAAGGACAATTTTTAGCCCCATGGGATACAAAAAATATTGTTGAAAAGCTAAAATTTGGTGGAGCAAAAAAATTTTATCTAACAGAAAGGGGAGTTTCTTTTGGATATAACAATCTTGTGGTTGATTATAGAAGCCTGCCTATTATGAGGCAGTTTGCACCTGTTATATTTGATGCTACACATAGCGTTCAGCTTCCAGGTGGTCAAGGGACAGCTTCAGGAGGACAGAGGGAATTTGTTTATCCGCTGGCAAAAGCAGCAGTTTCTGTTGGGGTTGATGGACTATTTTTTGAAACACATCCAAACCCTGACAAAGCCCTGTCAGATGCTCCCAATCAGGTGCCTTTAAAGGATTTTCCAGATATGATAAAAAAACTTCTTTCTCTGAGGGATTTTCTCATTGAAAAAGATATTTAGCATTTTATCTATAGCATTTATCGCTGGTTGTGGAGTAAAAGGGGGACCTTATCCTCCTTTTACAGATGCTCCTGAAACTGTAAAAAAGGCATATATAAAACAACAAGACCAACAGCTTGTAGTTTACTGGAACTATATTCCTAAGTATGCTGATGGAAGGTCTATGAAAGAGAATTTTAGATTTGAAATATACTCCTTTGACCACAGAATTATTAAAAAAATTGAAAAATATGGAAACTTATACTGGTTTAGGTATAAATTTTCAAAAGAAAATGAGTACTGTTTTAGATTTAAAGTTATAACAGCAAAAAATGAAAGTAAATTTTCTAAATATTTCTGTTATATACCCACCTTTAATTATCCTTTAAAATTTCCCACTTACGAATTACACATAACAGAAGAGGGTATAAGAATAACCTGGGAAAAACCCTATACTGTAGATATATATAAAATTAACAAGCCTATTTATTATCCAAAGCCCTATACAGTTGTGAAGAATAAAACTGAATATCTGGATAAAAATGTTATAAACAACCGTAAATACTGTTATTATCTAACTACAGAAAATAAATCCGGAGTAGAAAGTGCACCTTCAGATATTAAATGTATAAAATACAGGGATATCTTTCCTCCTTTACCTCCAAAGCAACCCAGAATAATAAAGCAAAATGGAATATTTTATTTAATATGGTCAGACAGCCCATCTAAAGATGTGAAAGGTTATATTATTTATATAAACGATAGACAGATTACACCTAAACCTGTAAATACCTATTCATATATTCTAAAAGATTATAAGGAAGGAGACATAGTTAAAATAATAGCTGTAGACCATGCCGGTAACAAAAGTAAACCTCTTATCGTAAAGTAGAATAATGAACAATCTTGCTTTTAGATGGTCTATACATAATATCTATTAAGAACCAGCCTGTAATAAAGCCTCCTATATGGGCATACCATGCAACTCCACCCATATTTGGAGGAGTTACAAGGGCAAAAAGAACCTGAATAAAAAACCAGTATCCAATGAAGAACCATGCAGGTAGCACAAAAACAAAGAATATAAAAGGAGGAATTACTGTTAAAACCTTTGCTTCAGGATATAGTTTTATGTATGCAGCAAGAACTCCACTTATAGCACCAGAAGCTCCAATCATAGGAATAAAGAAATTTCCTGCAGCCAGGCTCACAATAGATTGTGTTAAAGCAGCTCCTATTCCCGACAAAAGATAAAATATTATAAATTTGATTTTACCCAGAGCATCTTCAACATTATTACCAAATATCCATAAAAAAAGCATATTTCCAAACAGATGAGCAAAACTCCCATGTAAGAACATAGATGTAAAAATCTTGTCAAACCTTAAATGAATAATATCTATAGGTAAAAGCCCATATGTATGGATAAAAAGTTTAAACTCTTGAGGTGACAAAGAAACCTCATACAAGAAGATTACGCTGTTAACAATAATAAGCAATACTGTAATAAGAGGAAAAGAACGAGTAGGAATGTTGTCCTTTATCGGAAACATCTTAATCCTCAGTTTTTTAAAAATAATACCATAAAAAAGGAGGCTCCGTTGCAGAGCCTCAGAATTTTGGGGGAGGG of Persephonella sp. IF05-L8 contains these proteins:
- the rnhA gene encoding ribonuclease HI gives rise to the protein MKKVQIFTDGSSLGNPGAGGWCAFLRYNQHEKILKGGKAETTNNEMEIKAVLEGLKALKEPCEVDLYSDSQYVIKAISEWIYNWQKNNWKNASRKEIAHKDMWIEIYNLLQKHKVNPIWVKAHAGHRENELCDKIAKEEARKFLK
- a CDS encoding energy transducer TonB, giving the protein MKNFNDTKILLIGLILSLTFHGLVFLGLANIKSPEKPTKKKKIVYINIVKPEKKKNAAPKPKKKVPVGEAKKKIINPVQKSSPKPKPKPKPKPKPKPKPKPKPKPKPKPKPKPKPKPKPKPVEKPKPKPKPKPVEKPKPEPIKEETTQPVQEIAKSTSSNNEENKTPPNANFNLSSLKGKELIYQHGEDINKEKKKTDEDILAYIRALEEYLNDLARRKDLYPPMAKRLRIEGSLVIRFTIKADGSVDENSIEIVESSNYSVLDKGAIRLVKKYVPLFAKKYGKKPPKGDLTIELPVTFEIIGW
- a CDS encoding biopolymer transporter ExbD — its product is MKLIDDDDKEIAEINMTPFVDIILVVLIIFLATATFIVEGKIPLNLPQAKTSEAKEPTEKKIVITIKKDGTLYLNDKPIELSNLKEKLLDLTKEKKPVIVLRADKDTPFQKIVSVIDTCRELGLEKYTIETSKLN
- a CDS encoding MotA/TolQ/ExbB proton channel family protein, yielding MNITDFFLKLALIGETPVLYLLILMSVVGVAVVIERLIVIPRIEKNMMDYDPISLKLSLEKRLGILATFGNNAPFIGLFGTVLGIIQAFHDLGRASEFGVRVVMEGISEALVATAMGLFVAIPSVIAYNYFVRKIKKILLLYEYKKNLPVELEE
- the kdsA gene encoding 3-deoxy-8-phosphooctulonate synthase translates to MDKFTLIAGPCVIENQEICFQVAEVLKNLQEEYPDIRFVFKSSFDKANRSSVHSFRGKGMEYGLKVLESVKKEFGLPVLTDIHESNQADIVAEIVDILQIPAFLCRQTDLLLAAAKTGKEINVKKGQFLAPWDTKNIVEKLKFGGAKKFYLTERGVSFGYNNLVVDYRSLPIMRQFAPVIFDATHSVQLPGGQGTASGGQREFVYPLAKAAVSVGVDGLFFETHPNPDKALSDAPNQVPLKDFPDMIKKLLSLRDFLIEKDI
- a CDS encoding lipoprotein; this translates as MKKIFSILSIAFIAGCGVKGGPYPPFTDAPETVKKAYIKQQDQQLVVYWNYIPKYADGRSMKENFRFEIYSFDHRIIKKIEKYGNLYWFRYKFSKENEYCFRFKVITAKNESKFSKYFCYIPTFNYPLKFPTYELHITEEGIRITWEKPYTVDIYKINKPIYYPKPYTVVKNKTEYLDKNVINNRKYCYYLTTENKSGVESAPSDIKCIKYRDIFPPLPPKQPRIIKQNGIFYLIWSDSPSKDVKGYIIYINDRQITPKPVNTYSYILKDYKEGDIVKIIAVDHAGNKSKPLIVK
- a CDS encoding rhomboid family intramembrane serine protease is translated as MFPIKDNIPTRSFPLITVLLIIVNSVIFLYEVSLSPQEFKLFIHTYGLLPIDIIHLRFDKIFTSMFLHGSFAHLFGNMLFLWIFGNNVEDALGKIKFIIFYLLSGIGAALTQSIVSLAAGNFFIPMIGASGAISGVLAAYIKLYPEAKVLTVIPPFIFFVFVLPAWFFIGYWFFIQVLFALVTPPNMGGVAWYAHIGGFITGWFLIDIMYRPSKSKIVHYSTLR